A stretch of Xenopus laevis strain J_2021 chromosome 8S, Xenopus_laevis_v10.1, whole genome shotgun sequence DNA encodes these proteins:
- the chrm5.S gene encoding muscarinic acetylcholine receptor M5, translating to MEANSSSLNNSNGTVPLKALSLWEVITIATVSAIVSLITIVGNILVMVSFKVNSQLKTVNNYYLLSLACADLIIGIFSMNLYTSYILIGHWSLGSLACDLWLALDYVASNASVMNLLVISFDRYFSITRPLTYRAKRTPKRAGLMIGLAWFISFILWAPAILCWQYLVGERTVPPEECQIQFLYEPIITFGTAIAAFYLPVSVMTILYCRIYKETEKRTKDLADLQGSESVADFEMIRPQGALFKSCFSCKQQTRAKRERCQASWSSSSRSTTTTIKITQSPNTCNEWIKEDQLTTCSSYPSSDDEDKQSKEAVFQGAYENRTEAQKEEETKQILTKEQSGLSNYENERFFLTPGKSHSQKSQKCVSYKFRIVVNDDGSQEVNNGCRKVKITPCSSMSKGHSLRSMDPSISHQITKRKRMVLIKEHKAAQTLSAILLAFIITWTPYNIMVLVSTFCSDCIPSSLWHLGYWLCYVNSTVNPICYALCNKTFRKTFKMLLLCRWRKKNIEEKLYWYGQHPPCHNKLP from the coding sequence ATGGAAGCAAATTCATCATCTTTGAACAACTCTAATGGGACAGTGCCGCTGAAAGCTCTCAGCTTGTGGGAGGTTATCACCATTGCTACTGTGAGTGCCATCGTTAGCTTGATCACCATTGTTGGGAACATCCTTGTCATGGTTTCATTTAAAGTCAACAGTCAGCTAAAGACAGTGAATAATTATTATCTCCTGAGCTTGGCTTGTGCTGACCTCATCATTGGGATCTTCTCAATGAATCTCTACACCTCCTATATTCTGATAGGTCATTGGTCGCTAGGCAGCCTGGCTTGTGATTTGTGGCTTGCTTTGGATTATGTGGCCAGCAATGCCTCGGTCATGAATCTTTTAGTAATCAGCTTTGATAGGTATTTTTCTATTACAAGACCTTTAACCTATAGAGCAAAACGCACACCGAAGAGGGCCGGGCTTATGATTGGGTTGGCCTGGTTTATTTCTTTCATCTTGTGGGCTCCAGCTATCCTATGCTGGCAATACCTTGTAGGAGAACGCACAGTACCCCCAGAGGAATGTCAAATCCAGTTCCTTTATGAACCTATCATTACCTTTGGAACTGCCATTGCTGCCTTCTACCTTCCTGTTTCTGTTATGACCATTCTTTACTGTCGTATATATAAGGAAACAGAGAAGCGCACCAAAGATCTGGCTGATCTGCAAGGCTCTGAATCTGTTGCTGACTTTGAAATGATAAGGCCACAAGGAGCTCTTTTCAAGTCATGTTTCAGTTGTAAGCAGCAAACACGTGCCAAAAGGGAGAGGTGCCAGGCATCGTGGTCCTCTTCCAGTCGCAGCACCACTACTACTATTAAAATAACCCAGAGCCCCAATACCTGTAATGAGTGGATTAAAGAAGATCAGTTGACCACATGCAGTAGCTACCCCTCCTCAGATGATGAGGACAAACAAAGCAAGGAAGCTGTCTTCCAAGGTGCCTATGAGAACCGAACTGAAGCTCAGAAGGAAGAAGAGACCAAGCAGATACTTACAAAAGAGCAGTCAGGGCTAAGTAATTATGAAAATGAGAGGTTCTTTTTAACACCCGGCAAAAGTCACTCACAGAAAAGCCAAAAGTGTGTCTCTTATAAGTTCAGGATTGTGGTTAATGATGATGGCTCCCAGGAGGTCAACAACGGCTGTCGGAAAGTAAAAATCACTCCATGTTCCTCTATGTCCAAAGGTCACTCACTGCGAAGCATGGACCCTAGCATCAGCCATCAGATCACCAAGCGCAAGAGGATGGTTTTGATCAAGGAACACAAAGCAGCACAGACACTAAGTGccattttattagcatttatcaTTACCTGGACTCCTTATAACATCATGGTTCTGGTTTCTACCTTCTGTTCTGACTGTATCCCCTCATCTCTGTGGCATCTAGGCTACTGGTTGTGCTATGTCAACAGCACAGTCAACCCAATCTGTTATGCCTTGTGCAACAAAACCTTTCggaaaacttttaaaatgttgcttctctgccgatggagaaaaaaaaatatagaggaAAAATTGTACTGGTATGGGCAGCATCCGCCCTGTCACAACAAGCTGCCCTGA